Proteins co-encoded in one Phycodurus eques isolate BA_2022a chromosome 21, UOR_Pequ_1.1, whole genome shotgun sequence genomic window:
- the LOC133396430 gene encoding phosphoribosyltransferase domain-containing protein 1-like isoform X3 — protein sequence MEHAGKKRGIVIKDDWPGYSLDLFTYPEHYRHDIDNVYIPHGVVVNRTERLARYIVEDFADDNIVVLCVLKGGYEFCVDLVECIKVLGRNSNKYLETRVEFIRLKSYLNDQSTEDLHIIGSRDLSSLRGKSVLIVEAIVDTGKTMKALLKHVVTFQPKMVKVAGLLVKRTPNVDENLTDYVGFEIPNRFVVGYALDYNEYFRDLNHICVISKIGKQKYKV from the exons ATGGAACACGCTGGGAAGAAAAGAGGAATTGTG ATCAAAGACGACTGGCCGGGATACAGTCTGGACTTGTTCACCTACCCGGAGCACTACCGCCACGACATCGACAACGTTTACATTCCGCACGGGGTGGTCGTGAACAG GACGGAACGGCTGGCCCGCTACATCGTGGAGGACTTTGCGGACGACAACATCGTGGTGCTGTGCGTGCTGAAGGGCGGCTACGAGTTCTGCGTCGACCTGGTGGAGTGCATCAAGGTGCTGGGACGCAACTCCAACAAGTACCTGGAGACCCGCGTGGAGTTCATCCGCCTCAAGAGCTACCTG AACGACCAATCAACTGAAGATCTGCACATCATCGGCAGCCGAGATCTGTCCTCCCTGCGCGGAAAG AGCGTGCTCATTGTTGAG GCCATTGTTGACACAGGCAAGACAATGAAGGCCCTTCTGAAGCATGTGGTGACCTTTCAACCCAAGATGGTCAAGGTCGCGGG TCTGCTGGTGAAGAGGACGCCCAATGTGGACGAGAACCTGACTGACT ACGTGGGCTTCGAAATCCCCAACCGCTTTGTGGTGGGCTACGCGTTGGACTACAACGAGTACTTCCGTGACTTGAAC CACATCTGTGTCATCAGTAAGATCGGCAAGCAGAAGTACAAGGTTTGA
- the LOC133396430 gene encoding phosphoribosyltransferase domain-containing protein 1-like isoform X2: MEHAGKKRGIVIKDDWPGYSLDLFTYPEHYRHDIDNVYIPHGVVVNRTERLARYIVEDFADDNIVVLCVLKGGYEFCVDLVECIKVLGRNSNKYLETRVEFIRLKSYLNDQSTEDLHIIGSRDLSSLRGKSVLIVEAIVDTGKTMKALLKHVVTFQPKMVKVAGLLVKRTPNVDENLTDYVGFEIPNRFVVGYALDYNEYFRDLNHICVISKIGKQKYKTDTK; the protein is encoded by the exons ATGGAACACGCTGGGAAGAAAAGAGGAATTGTG ATCAAAGACGACTGGCCGGGATACAGTCTGGACTTGTTCACCTACCCGGAGCACTACCGCCACGACATCGACAACGTTTACATTCCGCACGGGGTGGTCGTGAACAG GACGGAACGGCTGGCCCGCTACATCGTGGAGGACTTTGCGGACGACAACATCGTGGTGCTGTGCGTGCTGAAGGGCGGCTACGAGTTCTGCGTCGACCTGGTGGAGTGCATCAAGGTGCTGGGACGCAACTCCAACAAGTACCTGGAGACCCGCGTGGAGTTCATCCGCCTCAAGAGCTACCTG AACGACCAATCAACTGAAGATCTGCACATCATCGGCAGCCGAGATCTGTCCTCCCTGCGCGGAAAG AGCGTGCTCATTGTTGAG GCCATTGTTGACACAGGCAAGACAATGAAGGCCCTTCTGAAGCATGTGGTGACCTTTCAACCCAAGATGGTCAAGGTCGCGGG TCTGCTGGTGAAGAGGACGCCCAATGTGGACGAGAACCTGACTGACT ACGTGGGCTTCGAAATCCCCAACCGCTTTGTGGTGGGCTACGCGTTGGACTACAACGAGTACTTCCGTGACTTGAAC CACATCTGTGTCATCAGTAAGATCGGCAAGCAGAAGTACAAG actgacacaaaataa
- the enkur gene encoding enkurin, with the protein MAKTVYPQESIYNFLPEVVHTEKPKYKSKFRPAIPLEDKVPKNAMKTMGPAKMETPSPDKYLKKHSKEPKLPEKKERPHRMCTAKKPSVPLRSKQPPVGLHTGRNSIKTTTAPVQTKPLAASVDTNRGHKELLEHSGLVPKYVKKKGYGQVPQYLQHRGEGVQRAVEEYNDYMKEQMERGAMRQLSDEERQANLESLRRTLAELQDKYRRLPVVVDTLMRKSRKLQLEAEMKQLESDVGLFERFKTIYIAK; encoded by the exons ATGGCTAAGACGGTTTATCCCCAAGAGAGTATCTACAATTTTTTACCTGAGGTGGTTCACACTGAAAAGCCAAA GTACAAGTCCAAGTTTAGGCCAGCAATTCCCCTGGAGGACAAGGTGCCCAAGAATGCAATGAAAACTATGGGCCCAGCAAAAATGGAGACCCCATCGCCCGATAAATACCTCAAAAAGCATTCCAAAGAGCCCAAACTGCCTGAAA AAAAAGAGCGTCCTCATCGCATGTGCACTGCAAAGAAGCCAAGCGTCCCCTTGAGGTCCAAACAGCCGCCCGTGGGCCTTCACACGGGGAGAAACTCCATCAAGACCACAACGGCACCCGTGCAGACGAAACCGCTGGCAGCTTCTGTTGACACCAACCGAGGCCACAAGGAGCTCCTGGAACATTCTGGACTGGTCCCCAAGTACGTCAAGAAAAAG GGTTACGGCCAGGTGCCCCAGTACCTGCAGCATCGCGGCGAGGGAGTGCAAAGAGCTGTGGAAGAGTACAACGACTACATGAAGGAGCAGATGGAGCGAGGCGCCATGAGGCAGCTGTCAGACGAGGAGCGACAGGCCAACCTGGAG AGCCTGAGGAGGACCTTGGCCGAGCTGCAGGACAAGTACCGGCGTCTGCCGGTGGTCGTGGACACGTTGATGAGGAAGAGTCGCAAGCTGCAACTGGAGGCAGAAATGAAGCAGCTGGAGAGCGACGTGGGCCTTTTTGAGAGGTTCAAGACCATTTACATCGCCAAGTAG
- the LOC133396430 gene encoding hypoxanthine-guanine phosphoribosyltransferase-like isoform X1, with amino-acid sequence MEHAGKKRGIVIKDDWPGYSLDLFTYPEHYRHDIDNVYIPHGVVVNRTERLARYIVEDFADDNIVVLCVLKGGYEFCVDLVECIKVLGRNSNKYLETRVEFIRLKSYLNDQSTEDLHIIGSRDLSSLRGKSVLIVEAIVDTGKTMKALLKHVVTFQPKMVKVAGLLVKRTPNVDENLTDYVGFEIPNRFVVGYALDYNEYFRDLNHICVISKIGKQKYKRKRSRRGRWWQMARDYSSWHRPGPALTHGKHTHTHAHRQT; translated from the exons ATGGAACACGCTGGGAAGAAAAGAGGAATTGTG ATCAAAGACGACTGGCCGGGATACAGTCTGGACTTGTTCACCTACCCGGAGCACTACCGCCACGACATCGACAACGTTTACATTCCGCACGGGGTGGTCGTGAACAG GACGGAACGGCTGGCCCGCTACATCGTGGAGGACTTTGCGGACGACAACATCGTGGTGCTGTGCGTGCTGAAGGGCGGCTACGAGTTCTGCGTCGACCTGGTGGAGTGCATCAAGGTGCTGGGACGCAACTCCAACAAGTACCTGGAGACCCGCGTGGAGTTCATCCGCCTCAAGAGCTACCTG AACGACCAATCAACTGAAGATCTGCACATCATCGGCAGCCGAGATCTGTCCTCCCTGCGCGGAAAG AGCGTGCTCATTGTTGAG GCCATTGTTGACACAGGCAAGACAATGAAGGCCCTTCTGAAGCATGTGGTGACCTTTCAACCCAAGATGGTCAAGGTCGCGGG TCTGCTGGTGAAGAGGACGCCCAATGTGGACGAGAACCTGACTGACT ACGTGGGCTTCGAAATCCCCAACCGCTTTGTGGTGGGCTACGCGTTGGACTACAACGAGTACTTCCGTGACTTGAAC CACATCTGTGTCATCAGTAAGATCGGCAAGCAGAAGTACAAG AGAAAGCGGAGCAGACGAGGACGTTGGTGGCAGATGGCGAGAGATTATTCAAGTTGGCATCGTCCAGGGCCCGCTCTGACTcatggaaaacacacacacacacatgcgcatagACAAACATGA